A single genomic interval of Oceanithermus profundus DSM 14977 harbors:
- the trpB gene encoding tryptophan synthase subunit beta: MYLPEYPLPDERGRFGPYGGRYVPETLMPALEELEAAYRRLRRDPDFLAELDDHLRHYAGRPSPLYFARNLTETWGGARVYLKREDLNHTGAHKINNTLGQALIAKRMGKRRVIAETGAGQHGVSVATVAALFGLEAVIYMGAEDVRRQELNVFRMELLGAEVRTVTSGTQTLKDATNEAIRDWVTNVETTFYILGSVVGPHPYPMLVRDLQSVIGLELARQLQEAEGRNTPDAIVAAVGGGSNAIGAFAPFAYLPPEKRPRLIGVEAAGEGLASGRHAASIGAGKRGVLHGSYMYLLHDEDGQILPAHSVSAGLDYPGVGPEHSHYADAGVAEYVAVTDEEALAAFQLLSRAEGILPALESAHAVAYAARLAPQMGRDEVLVINLSGRGDKDVTEVMRLLGKESR, from the coding sequence ATGTACCTTCCCGAGTACCCTTTACCGGACGAACGCGGACGGTTCGGCCCCTACGGCGGCCGCTACGTCCCCGAGACGCTTATGCCGGCCCTGGAAGAGCTGGAGGCCGCCTACCGACGGCTGCGCCGCGACCCCGACTTCCTCGCCGAGCTGGACGACCATCTGCGCCACTACGCCGGCCGCCCCAGCCCCCTCTACTTCGCCCGTAACCTGACCGAAACCTGGGGCGGGGCGCGGGTCTACCTCAAGCGCGAGGACCTTAACCACACGGGGGCGCACAAGATCAACAACACCCTGGGCCAGGCCCTGATCGCCAAACGGATGGGCAAGCGCCGCGTCATCGCCGAGACCGGCGCGGGCCAGCACGGCGTCAGCGTGGCCACGGTGGCGGCGCTGTTCGGCCTGGAGGCGGTGATCTACATGGGCGCGGAGGACGTCCGGCGGCAGGAGCTCAACGTCTTCCGGATGGAGCTGCTGGGGGCCGAGGTGCGCACCGTGACCAGCGGCACCCAAACGCTCAAGGACGCAACGAACGAGGCCATCCGCGACTGGGTCACCAACGTGGAGACGACCTTCTACATCCTCGGCTCCGTGGTGGGGCCCCATCCCTACCCGATGCTGGTGCGCGACCTGCAGAGCGTCATCGGGTTGGAGCTCGCCCGCCAGCTCCAGGAAGCCGAAGGCAGGAACACCCCGGACGCCATCGTCGCCGCCGTGGGCGGGGGCTCGAACGCCATCGGCGCCTTCGCGCCCTTCGCCTACCTGCCCCCGGAAAAACGTCCGCGCTTGATCGGCGTGGAGGCGGCGGGCGAGGGGCTCGCCAGCGGACGCCACGCGGCCAGCATCGGCGCCGGTAAGCGCGGCGTGCTGCACGGGTCCTACATGTATCTGCTCCACGACGAGGACGGCCAGATTCTTCCGGCCCACTCGGTCTCCGCGGGCCTCGACTACCCGGGGGTGGGCCCCGAGCACAGCCACTACGCGGACGCCGGGGTGGCCGAGTACGTGGCCGTGACCGACGAGGAGGCCCTCGCGGCCTTCCAGCTGCTCAGCCGCGCCGAGGGCATCCTCCCCGCGCTCGAGTCGGCCCACGCGGTGGCCTACGCCGCCCGTCTGGCGCCGCAGATGGGGCGCGACGAGGTGCTCGTCATCAACCTTTCGGGCAGGGGCGACAAGGACGTTACCGAAGTGATGCGTTTGTTGGGAAAGGAGTCACGATGA
- a CDS encoding 4Fe-4S dicluster domain-containing protein: MPKPNDYAILFDASHCTGCRACQVACKQWNDLPGEATVNTGSYENPPSLSSMTWLRMKYTEGVDRGEVFWDFTRDSCMHCSSAACVEACPTGAVGYREGGVVTVDQDWCIGCRNCVQACPYDAIHYDEEKGVVDKCTLCYDRVSNGLEPACVKACPTGALHSGRYAEMKALAEQRLAALKGAGYDQANVYGLAEMGGTHVLYVLLKHPSAYGLPVGPVTEKRKVASGWLSAGIAAAVLGFAGARWIAERREEVGGER; the protein is encoded by the coding sequence ATGCCGAAACCCAACGATTACGCGATTCTGTTCGACGCCTCCCACTGTACGGGTTGCCGGGCCTGCCAGGTCGCTTGCAAGCAGTGGAACGACCTGCCCGGGGAGGCGACGGTCAACACCGGCAGCTACGAGAACCCGCCCTCGCTCTCGTCGATGACCTGGTTGCGCATGAAGTACACCGAGGGCGTCGATCGCGGCGAGGTCTTCTGGGACTTCACCCGCGACTCCTGCATGCACTGCTCGAGCGCGGCCTGCGTGGAAGCCTGCCCCACGGGGGCCGTGGGCTACCGCGAGGGCGGCGTGGTGACCGTAGACCAGGACTGGTGCATCGGCTGCCGCAACTGCGTCCAGGCCTGCCCCTACGACGCCATCCACTACGACGAGGAAAAGGGCGTGGTGGACAAGTGCACGCTCTGTTACGACCGCGTCAGCAACGGTCTCGAGCCGGCCTGCGTGAAGGCCTGCCCCACGGGCGCCCTGCACTCCGGCCGCTACGCCGAGATGAAGGCGCTGGCCGAACAGCGCCTGGCCGCGCTCAAGGGCGCGGGGTACGACCAGGCCAACGTCTACGGCCTTGCCGAGATGGGCGGCACCCACGTGCTCTACGTGCTGCTCAAGCACCCCAGCGCCTACGGGCTCCCCGTCGGGCCGGTGACCGAGAAGCGCAAGGTGGCCAGCGGCTGGCTCTCGGCCGGCATCGCGGCGGCGGTCCTCGGCTTCGCCGGAGCGCGCTGGATAGCCGAGCGCCGTGAAGAAGTGGGAGGTGAGCGGTGA
- the mobA gene encoding molybdenum cofactor guanylyltransferase: MDFSGAVLAGGRSKRFGQDKARYVWRGRPLAAYVLESLREADERFIVAGRPYPEFGVPVFGDVVPGADSLSGLHSALVHARHDWVAVAACDLPQLTPAYWAYMFARTRTTEGLAVVAEGPTGWIEPLAAFYRKDLEPVAREQIARGDLFLKHLVEAARAAIVPWSELAPRFGSGLFLNANRIEDLVGGADDQPPG, translated from the coding sequence ATGGACTTCAGCGGAGCGGTGCTGGCCGGGGGCCGATCCAAGCGTTTCGGGCAGGACAAGGCGCGGTACGTGTGGCGCGGACGTCCCCTCGCGGCCTACGTACTGGAGAGCCTGCGCGAGGCCGACGAGCGGTTCATCGTCGCCGGGCGCCCTTACCCCGAGTTCGGGGTGCCCGTCTTCGGCGACGTGGTCCCGGGGGCCGATTCGCTGAGCGGGCTGCACAGCGCGCTGGTGCACGCGCGCCACGACTGGGTCGCCGTCGCCGCCTGCGACCTGCCGCAGCTGACGCCGGCCTACTGGGCCTACATGTTCGCGCGGACCCGCACGACCGAGGGGCTCGCGGTCGTCGCCGAGGGGCCGACCGGTTGGATCGAGCCTCTGGCGGCGTTCTACCGCAAGGACCTGGAGCCGGTGGCGCGGGAGCAGATCGCGCGCGGCGACCTCTTCCTTAAGCACCTCGTCGAAGCGGCCCGGGCCGCCATCGTCCCCTGGAGCGAGCTAGCCCCCCGTTTCGGCTCCGGGCTCTTTCTCAACGCGAACCGCATCGAAGACCTCGTCGGTGGCGCGGACGATCAGCCTCCCGGGTGA
- the fdhE gene encoding formate dehydrogenase accessory protein FdhE translates to MNLFDLEPLFRSLEALPAADGAAGGYPGFAARFREVLDVIAREQPDWAERARGYRDLNATRLEALRAALLGSGAEGPDDPLLEFALLQTLRRYHRSQDAEPRSEGPDDATCPVCGAEADVAYLDANGFRYAVCRICDSRWPVPRVRCLYCGEEEAKKLEYYPYEAGYRLYRCKSCGRTLPAVDLRETGRLDLPRLRAAAVEMQFLYEAGAVEE, encoded by the coding sequence GTGAACCTTTTCGATCTCGAACCGTTGTTTCGCAGCCTCGAGGCCCTCCCGGCCGCCGACGGGGCGGCCGGGGGGTACCCCGGCTTCGCCGCGCGCTTCCGTGAGGTGCTGGACGTGATCGCCCGCGAACAGCCCGACTGGGCGGAGCGGGCCCGGGGGTACCGCGACCTGAACGCGACCCGGCTCGAGGCCCTGCGCGCGGCGCTCCTCGGCTCCGGAGCGGAGGGTCCGGACGATCCCTTGCTCGAGTTCGCGCTGCTGCAGACGCTCCGCCGCTACCACCGTTCCCAAGACGCCGAACCCCGGAGCGAGGGGCCCGACGACGCCACCTGCCCGGTCTGCGGGGCCGAGGCCGACGTGGCCTACCTGGACGCGAACGGCTTCCGCTACGCCGTCTGCCGGATATGCGACAGCCGCTGGCCGGTTCCCAGGGTGCGCTGCCTTTACTGCGGCGAGGAAGAAGCCAAGAAGCTGGAGTACTACCCCTACGAAGCGGGCTACCGGCTCTACCGTTGCAAGAGCTGCGGGCGCACCCTTCCGGCCGTCGACCTGCGCGAAACGGGGCGGCTGGACCTGCCTCGATTGCGTGCGGCCGCAGTGGAGATGCAGTTCCTTTACGAGGCCGGGGCGGTGGAGGAGTGA
- the nrfD gene encoding NrfD/PsrC family molybdoenzyme membrane anchor subunit — MTGEWGIYIVLYFWLAAMGGGAFLIALGLRDERARRSGAFLAFIGIVIGALLLIVDLGQPVRFWHLLVGFHPISVMWLGSAVLALSGLGLFLLLVMREWPGWLVWVTAILVLLVVGYTGVLLMATARPFWSGSPLMPWIFLASAYTTGAALLVLLGNREPGLHRISFNFALIEIVLVVAHLIWTYPLAKNAVQAALTGELAWAFWGFVVLGVALPLYMEAQRRAASLAALLVLAGGFLLRYFIVYAGQTGVLRF; from the coding sequence ATGACCGGCGAATGGGGCATCTACATCGTCCTGTACTTCTGGCTCGCGGCCATGGGGGGCGGGGCCTTCCTGATCGCCCTGGGCCTGCGCGACGAACGCGCCAGGCGGTCGGGGGCCTTCCTGGCCTTCATCGGGATCGTGATCGGGGCGCTGCTGCTCATCGTCGACCTGGGCCAGCCGGTGCGCTTCTGGCACCTGCTCGTCGGCTTCCACCCCATCTCGGTCATGTGGCTGGGGTCGGCGGTGCTGGCGCTCTCGGGGCTGGGCCTCTTCCTGCTCCTGGTCATGCGCGAATGGCCCGGGTGGCTCGTCTGGGTGACGGCCATTCTGGTGCTGCTCGTCGTCGGCTACACCGGCGTCTTGCTGATGGCCACGGCCCGCCCCTTCTGGAGCGGCAGCCCGCTGATGCCCTGGATCTTCCTCGCCTCGGCGTACACCACGGGGGCGGCCTTGCTCGTGCTCCTCGGCAACCGCGAACCGGGGCTGCACCGGATCTCCTTCAACTTTGCGCTGATCGAGATCGTCCTCGTCGTCGCGCACCTGATCTGGACCTACCCGCTGGCGAAGAACGCCGTGCAGGCCGCCCTGACGGGCGAGCTCGCCTGGGCGTTCTGGGGCTTCGTCGTGCTGGGGGTCGCCCTGCCGCTGTACATGGAGGCGCAGCGCCGCGCCGCTTCGCTGGCCGCGTTGCTGGTGCTGGCAGGGGGCTTCCTGTTGCGCTACTTCATCGTCTACGCCGGCCAGACGGGCGTGCTGCGCTTCTGA
- a CDS encoding formate dehydrogenase accessory sulfurtransferase FdhD — MYRYEKGRFHPARFEAPREVELTLVVNGRPALRLAHSPGEEVELGLGFLWLGGAFDTLDQVRWFRRAEGVLEFEVAGRAGPGVPLRTSSCGMGIVYGQRNVRELPFVALDPELPVRMHAVLRERAVEYRRTRGIHGAALFTTDGRLLHLSEDIGRHNAVDKIAGRMLLEGWSPPFALAVSGRVSAEMAQKAAAMGAVLLTSRTGATRSGLDSAERHNLTVCTYVRPLGYRLNTSPGRLIVRATDEVFDAVRVEKEPGAETGG, encoded by the coding sequence ATGTACCGCTACGAGAAGGGACGTTTCCATCCTGCGCGCTTCGAGGCGCCCCGCGAGGTCGAGCTGACCCTGGTCGTCAACGGGCGTCCGGCGTTGCGGCTGGCGCACTCGCCCGGGGAAGAGGTCGAGCTGGGCCTTGGCTTTCTCTGGCTGGGCGGCGCCTTCGACACCCTGGATCAGGTGCGCTGGTTCCGCCGCGCCGAGGGGGTGCTCGAGTTCGAGGTGGCGGGCCGGGCCGGGCCGGGGGTTCCCCTGCGCACCAGCAGCTGCGGCATGGGGATCGTCTACGGGCAGCGGAACGTGCGCGAGCTGCCCTTCGTCGCCCTGGACCCCGAACTTCCCGTCCGCATGCACGCGGTGCTGCGCGAGCGTGCGGTGGAGTACCGGCGCACCCGGGGCATCCACGGCGCGGCGCTCTTCACCACCGATGGGCGGCTGCTGCACCTCTCCGAAGACATCGGCCGCCACAACGCCGTGGACAAGATCGCGGGCCGGATGCTGCTCGAAGGTTGGTCCCCGCCCTTCGCGCTCGCCGTGAGCGGCCGGGTCTCGGCCGAGATGGCCCAGAAGGCGGCGGCCATGGGGGCGGTCCTCCTCACCAGCCGCACGGGCGCGACCCGGAGCGGGCTCGACAGCGCCGAACGCCACAACCTAACCGTCTGCACCTACGTGCGCCCGCTCGGCTACCGGCTCAACACCTCACCCGGGAGGCTGATCGTCCGCGCCACCGACGAGGTCTTCGATGCGGTTCGCGTTGAGAAAGAGCCCGGAGCCGAAACGGGGGGCTAG